The Pyxidicoccus sp. MSG2 DNA segment GACGGACCTGGCCGAGGCCGTCCAGGAGTTGCGCGAGAGCACCACCGGGAAGGACCACGAGGACGTGATGCACATGGAGCAGGCACTCCAGGAGTACGCGGACGACTTCCGCGCCGTGGTCGCGGGAATCCAGAGCGGGACGCTGCACACGCCCCAGGAGGCCAACACCACGCTGGAGCAGCACAAGGACGCCATCCGGCTGCTGGAGACCACCGCGGACGCCCAGCACGAGCGCTACGAGGCGATGGTGGAGGGCCAGCTGGAAGGCACCCTGCACACGCTGCGCTCGGAACTGTGGGCCTTCGTCGCCGTCGCCCTCGTGCTGGCCGGCGCCGCATCGTGGCTCCTCACCCGCTCGCTCACCCTCCCCCTGCAGCGGGCCGTGGCGTTGGCCGAGCGCATCGCCTCGGGCGACCTGCGCGAGCGCGTGCGGGTGGACGGGCGTGACGAGCTGACCCGGCTGCTCCAGGCGCTGGACGGCATGGCGGAGCGCATCCGCGAGGTCATGGGCCAGGTCCGCTCCGAGGCGGACGGCCTCTCCTCCGCGTCCGGCCACGTGGCGGCCACGTCCACCTCGCTGTCGCAGGGCACCAGCGAGCAGGCCTCCGCCGTGGAGGAGACGACGGCCAGCCTCACGCAGATGACGGTGGCCATCAACCAGACGGCCGCCCACGCCCGGACGACGGAGCAGATGGCCCAGCAGGGCGCGAAGGACACCGAGCTGGGCGGCGCCGCGGTGACGCAGACGGTGCAGGCGATGCGCGCCATCGCCGACAAGGTGCTGCTCATCCAGGAGCTCGCCTACCAGACGAACATCCTCTCGCTGAACGCCGCCATCGAAGCGGGCCGCGCGGGCGAGCACGGCCGCGGCTTCGCGGTGGTCTCCACCGAGGTGCGCCGGCTGGCCGAACGCAGCCAGGGCGCGGCGCGTGAAATCGCCACCCTGGTCAACAGCAGCGTCGCCACCTCGGAGCGCGCGGGCGAGCGGCTCGGCATGCTGGTGCCCTCCATCCGCAAGACGGCGGACCTGGTGCAGGAGGTGGCCACCACCGCCAGCGAGCAGGCCACCAGCGTGGGCCACGTGAGCCGCGCCATGGGGCAGATGAGCGTGGTGACGCAGCAGAACGCCTCGGCCGCCGAGGAGCTGGCCGCCACCTCCAAGCAGCTCGCCGGACAGGCCAGGAGCCTCCAGCGGCTCCTGGGCCTCTTCCAGCTCCCGGAGCTCCGTGAGCCGCCCGTCGCGTCCACGCCCCGGGAGCCGCCTCCGCCGGCCGCCGGGCTCGACTCCCACTTCCAACCCTTCGCGGTGGGAATGCGATGAGCGCGGAGGGCGCAGGCACCCGGCAGTACCTCACGCAGCACCTGTGTGGTGAGCGTTACGCGCTGCCGCTGTCGCGTGCGCGGGAAGTCCTCCGGTACGGCCCCCTCACGCCGGTGCCCGGAGTGCCGCCGTCCATCCGCGGCGTCATCCACGCGCGCGGGCGCGTGGTGCCGGTGGTGGACCTGGCGGTGCGCTTCGGCCGCCCGGCGCAGGAGCCCACCCCGTGGACGTGCTTCGTGCTGGTGGAGGTGGACGTCGACGGCGAGCCCACGGTGCTAGGGATGATGGTGGACGCGGTGGACTCGGTGGTGGAACTGGCCCCCGAGGACGTGCTGCCGCCGCCGCCCTTCGGCACCGCCATCCGCACCGAGTTCCTGCTCGGCATGAGCCGCCTCGGTGACGGCATCCTCCTGCTGCTGGACGTGGACCGCGTGCTGGCGCATCACGAGCTGCTCGCCGCGGGAGAGCTGGCGGCCCGTGAGCTCGCGACACCGGGCTCCAGGCCCGGCGCTGGAGACGCGCCGGCATGAAGGCCGCGGGGCTCGCGAGCCTGGCGCAGCCGCCACTGCCGGAGCCGGCGGCGCTCTCGCGCCTGCGGGAGTGCTTCTACGCCGAGGCCGGGGTGCGTCTGGGCGAGGGCAAGGCGGAGTTCGTCCGGTGGCGGCTGTCCGCGCGGCTGCGCGCGCTCGGGCTGGAGTCCTTCATGGACTACGCGGCCCGCGTGACGATGGACACCGCCGAGCGGAAGAAGATGGTGGAGGCGCTGCTCGTCCACGAGACGTGCTTCTTCCGCGAGCCCGCACAGTTCACCTGGCTGGAGCGCGAGCTGTTCCCCCGCTGGCGGCAGGACTCGCGCCGCCGCAGCCGCCATGTGCGCGCCTGGAGCGCGGCGTGCTCCACCGGCCAGGAGCCGTACACGCTGGCCATGGTGCTGCTGGCGAACCTTCCCGCCGAGGAGGGCTGGAGCGTGGAGGTGCTGGGCACGGACCTGTCCGGCGACGCGCTCTCCCGGGCCGAGGCGGCGATGTGGCCGCTGGAGAAGGCGTCGGAGATTCCCACCGCGTACCTCCACCGCTTCATGCTGCGCGGCACCGGCCCCGCCGAGGGGTGGATTCGCGCGGGCCCCCAGCTGCGCTCGGTGGTGCGCTTCCAGACCCTCAACCTGCTGCGCGCGGAGGACACCGCCCCCGGCACCTTCGACCTGGTGCTGTGCCGCAACGTGCTCATCTACTTCGACGCCGCGTCCAGCGCTCGGGCGATGCGGGGGCTGGTGCGGAACCTCGCGCCGGAGGGCCTGCTCCTGCTCGGCCACGCCGAGGGCCTGCACGGGCTGCGCGGCCTGCGCGGCGTCCATTCCTCCATCTACACCCGGGCCCCCGAGGCGCCCGCCCCATGACGCCGGCCGGAGAGCCGCTGCGGCGGGTGCTGGTGGTGGACGCCTCGGCCGTCGTGCGCCAGGACGTCGCGGCGCTGCTGCGCGACACCGGCCGCTGCGAGGTGGTCGTCGCGGCGAACGTGCTGGCGGCGCGGCAGAAGCTCCGGCGCGCGTGGCCCGACATCGCCCTCATCGGCCTGGAGCCCCCGGGCCACGACGCGCTGGCCCTGCTGCGGGAATTGGTGGCGGCGTCGGTGCCGGTGGTGGTCTGCGCGAGAGACGCCTCGCCAGGCGCCCCCCAGGTGCGGGAGGCGCTGTGCGCCGGCGCCAGGGACGTCCTCCACTGGCCACGGGTGGGCCTCAAGGCGCACCTGGCGCAGGAGGCCGGCCCGCTCGCCGCCCTGCTGCTGGACTCGGAGCGACGGCCGCCCCGCGTCCCACCACTGCCCCGGGGCTCCAAGCCGAGCCCGCCCTCGACTCCCATGGCGGACCGCGTCTGGGCGCGGCAGGTGGTGGCGGTGGGGGCGTCGACGGGAGGCCCCGCCGCCCTGCGCAGACTCCTGGGCGCGCTGCCCGCGCATGCACCCGCGCTGCTCGTGGTGCAGCACATGTCGGAGCCCTTTGCCTCCGCCTTCGCGCGGGGCCTGGGCGAGGTGTGCCGCATCGAGGTCCGCAGCGCGGCGACGGGAGACCGGGTGCGCCCCGGCCTCGCGCTGCTGGCGCCCGGAGACCAGCACCTGCGGCTCGTCGCGGGGGCCGGTGGCTACGCGGTGGAGTTGTCGGAGGCGCCTCCCGTCCGGCACCACCGTCCCAGCGTGGACGTCCTGTTCCACTCGGTGGCGGAGGCGGCCGGGCCGGACGCGGTGGGCGTGCTGCTCACCGGCATGGGCGACGACGGAGCGGACGGGCTGTCAGCCATGCGCCGGGCCGGAGCCGCCACGTTCGCCCAGGATGCCGCCACCAGCGTGGTGTACGGCATGCCTCGCGCCGCGATGCTGAGGGGAGCAGCCGAGCAGTCACTGCCGCTCGACTCGCTGCCCGAAGCCATCCTGAACGCGGCCTCACGACGCGGGTCCCCACCGGGTAACGAGGAGGCGTAGCCTCGCGGCATGCGCTGGCCCCTCGCCGTCCTCCGCGCATTCGTCGCGCCGCGCTGCGCAAGGCCGGCGCCGTGCAGGTGGAAGTGCTGACGGTGGCGCGCCTTCAGTCTTTTTTGACTGTCCGGTGAAGTCTCGTTTTACCCACTACCGTCCGCGCCACCGGTGTGCTTTTGCAACAACTGCCGTGGGACACGCCGTCCCTGCGTGGGCCGTTGTGCGTCGCGCGCGCGACATCCACGGCGCTGCTCTTCCTCTTCCGTGAATGGAGTTGCGTGATGAAGCAGTCCCTGTGGAGCATGTTCGGTCTGGCGGGCGTCGTGGCAGCCCTGGGCGCACCGCTTCCCGCCTCGGCGCAGATTCCCTCACCCGCCTGGGTGCGGCAGCTCGGGTCGAACCTGGACGAGCAGGCCCAGGCGGTGGCCGTCTCGGGCAGCAGCGTGTACGTGGTGGGCACCACCACGAGCCAGCTCGGGCCGGAGCCGCGCGCGGGCGGCCAGGACATCTTCATCTCGAAGTACGACACCGCCGGCGCGCTGCAGTGGGTGCATCAGCTCGGCACCAGCGAGGGTGACCGCGCCACGGCGGTGGCCACCGACGCGGACGGCAACGTGTACGTGGTCGGCCACACCTTCGGCGGCTTCGACTTCTACGTGAATGCGGGCGGCCTCGACTTCTTCGTCACGAAGTACGACGCACAGGGCAACCGCCTGTGGCTGAGCCAGCGCGGCACCGTCATGGATGACTTCGCCACGGGCGTGGCCGTGGGCGCGGACGACACGCTGTACATCGCGGGCTACACCGGGGGCAGCTACGCGAACGGCGGCAACCCCAACAACTACGACGTGGTGGTGGCCCTGTACGACACGGCCGGCAACCCCTACTGGCTGCAGCAGCTCGGCTCCAGCCAGAGCGACGTGGCGCAGGGCATCGCGGTGACGCCCACGCACGAGGTCTACGTGACGGGCTACACCTTCGGCAGCCTCGACGGCACCACCACCCCGGTGGGCACCGACATCTTCCTGATGCGGCTGGACATCCTTGGCGCCCAGCAGTGGGTGCGGCAGGTGGGCGCGTCCGACCAGGACTACGCCACCAGCGTGGCGGTGAGCCCGGATGGCGGCGTGTACCTGGCGGGCTACACCTTCGGCACGCTGGACGGCAATCCCCAGGCCGGCACCTACGACGCGCTGCTCGCGCGCTATGACGCCCTGGGCAACCGCCAGTGGAGCCGCCTGCTGGGCGGCACCCAGCCGGACTACGCCCAGGCCGTGGCCGTGGCCGCGGATGGCACCGTGCAGGTGACGGGCTACACCAGCGGCGTGTTCGACGGAAACCCCTCCGCCGGGCTCGGCGATGCGTTCCTCGCGCGCTACGACGCACTGGGCACGAAGCTCGGCTCGCGAGTGGTGGGCACCACCCTTCCCGACCAGGGCCGCGGCGTGGCCGTGGACGCCAGCGGCAACACGTACGTGACGGGCTTCACGTACGGCGGCCTCGGCGGCAACACCAACGCGGGCAGCTACGACGCCTTCCTCATCCGGTTCTGAGGCCGGGCTGGAGCACCGGCGCCCGCGCGCCCGCTCCAGGAGGTTGCAGGGAGGCAGGATGACGCAGCCTGCCTCCCGCTTCCCGTTCCCCCATCCACCGGGGAGGCGCGCTAGTTTCGCGGCATGCGCTGGCCCCTCCTCGTCCTCCTCGCATTCGTCGCCCTCCGCTGCGCCCACGCGCCCGAGCCGGCGACTCCCGCTCCCGCTCCCGTGGCGGAGGCGCCCACGTATCCCGAGCCACAGCCACCCGCGCTGCGGCTGCCCGACACCGTCCGCCCCGTCCACTACGCGCTGGACTTGAAGCTCCTCCCCGCCGAGCCGACCTTCTCCGGCGCCGTCGCCATCGACGTGGAGGTCCGCGAGCCCGTGCGTCAGGTGTGGCTGCACGGCCAGGACCTGGAGATAACGCAGGCCCGCGTGGAGACGGGCGCGCGCACCCTGGAGGCCCGCGCCGTCACCGCCAGCGACGGGCGCCTCGGGCTGCTGCTGCCCGAGCCCCTCCCCGCGGGCAAGGCCGTCATCCACCTGGCCTTCACCGGCCACATCGACCGCGAGCGCAGCCGTGGCATCTACGGCGTGGAGGAGCGCGGCGAGCCCTACCTCTACACCTTCTTCGAGCCCGTGGACGCGCGCCGCGCCTTCCCCTGCTTCGACGAGCCGGGCTTCAAGGTGCCCTGGCGCCTGCGCTTCACCGTGAAGACCGGGCACGTGGCGCTCGCCAACCACCCCGTCGTCTCCCGCGAGCCGCTGCCAGAGGGCCTCGAGCGCGTCACCTTCGCGGAGAGCCGCCCCATGCCCAGCTACCTCGTGGCCTTCATGGTGGGGCCGTTCGACGTGGTGGACGCGGGCACCGTGGGCCGCAACGCCGCGCCGCTGCGCTTCATCGTCCCGAAGGGCCGGGGCCCGGAGACGGCGTACGCGGCCAGCGCCACCCCGCGCATCGTGAAGAGCCTGGAGGACTTCTTCGACCAGGCGTACCCGTACGAGAAGCTCGACGTGGCGGTGGTGCCCCGCTACTGGGGCACCATGGAGCACCCGGGCATCGTCGCGCTCGGTCAGCCCCTCACGCTCATCCGCCCCGGCGAGGAGACGCTCGCGCGCCGCAAGTGGTACGTCACCATCGCGGGACACGAGCTGGGCCACTACTGGTTCGGCGACATCGTCACCTGCAAGTGGTGGGACGACATCTGGCTCAACGAGTCGCTCACCTCGTGGTTGGACAGGAAGCAGATGGACGGGTTCGACCCGGGCTGGGGCTTCTCGCGCGAGGCGAGCATGCACGCGCTGTCCTCCGCGCTCGACGCGGACGCGCTCTCGGCCGCGCTCCCCGTGCGCAAGCCGGCGGAGACGCATGACGACGTGCTCGGCTCGTTCGACAACGGCACCACCTACGCCAAGGGCTCGGCCGTCATCGCCATGTTCGAGGCCTGGCTCGGCCCGGAGCAGATGCGAAACCTCCTGCGCGTCCACATCCGCAAGCACGCCTGGGGCGTGGCCACGTCCGAGGACTTCGCCACCACGCTGTCCGAGGCCGCGAGCCCCGACCTCGCCCGCTCGTTCCGGAGCTTCATCGACCAGCCCGGCGCCCCGCGCATCTCCGCCGAGCTGCAGTGCAAGCCGGGCACGCCCACGCGGCTGAAGCTGTCGCAGGAGCGCTTCCTGCCGGCCGGCTCCACCGGCAGCACGAAGCAGACGTGGTCCGTGCCCGTGTGCGTGCGCGCGGGGACGGGCGGCGGCTCGCACCGCGTCTGCACCATGCTCAGCGAGGCCACCGGCGAGCTGTCGCTGCCCATGCGCGACTGCCCGAAGTGGGTGCTGCTCAACGCGGGCGGCACGGGCTACTACCGCGCCAGCTACACGCGCGAGCAGCTCGCCCAGGTGCTGGCCGCGCCGCCGAAGAGCCTCACCGTGGAGGAGCGGCTGGCGCTGCTGGCGGACGTGGAGGGCTCGGTGCGCCGGGGGGATTTGCCGCTCGGCGAGGCGCTGCGGCTCGTCCCCGCCACCGCGCGCGACGAGGACCGCCTCATCGTCCAGCGCGGCGCCCGGCTCCTCCAGCTCGTCAACGAGGACGGGCTGTCCGTGGAGGACCGCACCCGCTTCCGCGCCTGGGTGGGTGAAGTCTATGCGCCCCGCGCCCGCAAGCTGGGCTGGGAGCCGAAGCCGGGCGACAGCGACGACGTGAAGCAGGAGCGCGCGCGGCTGCTGGAGCTGGCGACGCTGGAGGGAGAGGAGCCCGTGCTGAACCGGGAGGCGACGCGGCTCGCGAAGGGGTGGCTGGCAGACAGGAAGTCCCTCGACCCGGAGGCGGTGCCCCTGGTGCTCGCGGCGGCGGCACACCATGGAGACCGGGCGATGTTCGACACCCTGCTCGCCCAGGCTCGCAAGACGGAGGACCGCAACGAGCGCAGCCAGTTGCTCACCACGATTGCCAGCTTCCGTGAGCCGGCGCTCGTGAAGGAGGCGCTGAAGCTCGTGACGAGCAACGAGATGGACCTGCGGGACACGAAGGTCCTGCTCACCGGCGCCTTCATGACGGCCGACACGCGCGAGGTGGCCTGGGCCTTCTACCGGGAGAACTTCGACGCGCTCGCGGAGCGGCTGCGCTCGGACGAGCTGGGCTGGCTCGTCAGCCTGGTGGGCAACCTCTGCGACACGGAGCGCCACGCGGAGGTGCAGGCGTTCCTCGAGCCACGCGTCTCCCGCCTGGAGAACGCGCCGCGCGCGCTGGCCCGCGCCGAGGAGTCCATCCGCCTGTGCGCCGAGGCGGACCGCCTCCACCGCGAGGGCGTGAAGGCCTTCCTGCGCGCGCCCCCCACGGTGCCCGCCCCCACCCGGACGCGGTAGGGAGAGCAGACGGCCAGCCCTCCGGGAAGGAGTCGCCCCGGGGGGCGGGCCCGCGCTACACAGCACGCATGTTCGACGCCGCACGCTACCTGGAGCGCCTGGGAGTGGACGCGAGCACACCCCTCGCGCGGCTGCACCGGGCCCACCTCCAGGCCGTCCCCTTCGAGAACCTCGACATCCACCTGAAGCGGCCCATCCGGCTCGACGAGGAGGCCGTCTTCGAGAAGGTCGTCCTCCAGCGGCGGGGTGGGTTCTGCTACGAGCTCAACGGGCTCTTCGCGCGCCTGCTTCGGACGCTCGGCTACGACGTCACGCTGCTCTCGGCGCGCGTGGCCACACGGCCCGATGGCAGCGAGTACGGCCCGGAGTTGGACCACCTGGCACTGCTGGTGGAGGACGCCTCCGGCCGCTGGCTGGCCGACGTCGGCTTCGGGGAGTGCTTCGTGGAGCCGCTGCGGCTCGACGAGCGGGGCGTCCAGGTCCGGGCCGGTCACCGCTACCGGCTCGTCGAGGAGGAAGGTCGGCTCGTCTACTGGAGCGAGGCGGCGTCGGGCTGGGAGGCGCAGTACGTCTTCTCGCTCACCCCGCACGCGCTCGCGGACTTCGCCGGCATGTGCCTCCACCACCAGACGTCGCCGGAGTCTCCCTTCACGCAGCGGCGCCTGTGCACCCGGGCCACGCCCGAGGGCCGCATCACCCTCAAGGAGGGCGCGCTCGTCACCACCACGCGGGACGGGCGCCACGAGCAGCCGCTCGCGGACGAGGACGCCTGGCAGGACGCGCTCGCACGGCACTTCGGAATCACCTTGCGCTGAGCGCGTGGCGTAGACACACCTACCTCCGTCCCCGGCCGCCACGGCATCGGCGCCCACTTGTCAGCTACCCGTCAAAGCGATACGCCTGCGCCCGCCTGCTCCGGAAGTCACGGAACAACCCCCAGACGCGACAACATGATGAACGCCGGCACAGAGGGCAGAGCCGAGCCGTACCTCCACTTCGTCGTGGGCGGTGAGCACTACGCCACGCCCAGCGCCTGCGTGGCGGGCGTGGTGCCCGAGGCCCGCCTGGAGCCGGTGACGGGCGCGCCGCCCCACGTGCGCGGAGTGCTCGTCCAGGACGGCGAGGCCGTGCCGGTGGTGGACCTCTCCCACCTGCTGGGCCAGGCGCTGCGCACCGTGCGCGCGCGTCCCACCGTGGTGCTGGCCCAGGTGCGCTGCTGTGGTGAGCCCCTGCGGCTGGGCCTCGCGGTGGACGGCGTGGGCGCGCCGCTGGAGCTGTCCTCGCGGGATGTGGTGCCGGCGCCCTCCTTCGGCGCCGCCATGCCGGTGGACTTCCTGGTGGGCATGGGCCGGCACGGCGAGGGCCTGGTGCTGCTGATGGACGTGGAGCGCATCCTCACCGAGAGCCAGCTCCACTCCGCCATCCAGCTGGCGTCGCCCGTCGGCCCCAAGGGCCACGGCGGCTGACGCACCCGCACCTACCTCGTCCCCTACAGTACCCTCCGCGACGTTTTCGGTTGCCTGCCCGCCGCCCGGGGCCGCATGCAGGGGAAGGCCCGGAGAGGGTCACCTGTTCATCGCCGTCGGCGCCCCTGTTTCCCTCGCGGGTGCCCCTACCGTAGACGTCAACGAGGAGAACGGATGTCCCGCTTCACATGGCTGGCCGCGGTTTTCGTGCTCACCTGCCCGCTCTGGGCGCAGGCGAGGCCGGCAGCGGACGAGACGGCGCGCGGGTACGCGGCCGAGGCGCTGAAGCAGGCCTCCTCCCCCCGTGGCGCCGCCGCCCTGCTGCGGATGCACGCCCTGGTGGATGACGTGGAGGACCTGACGCCGCTCATCAGCACCTACTCCCTCATCGCCTCGCGGCGCACGTCGGACCCGAACACCCGCGCCACCGCGCAGATGCTGCTGCTGGAGACGGAGCGCGCCCGCGGCCGGCTGGTGCGCGCCAACGAGGTGAAGCAGTGGCTGGGCTTCGTCGGCGACTACTACGTCGTCGGCGGCTTCGAGAACGAGGGCAAGGCCGGCTGCGACACCGACTTCGGCCCCGAGGCCGCCAACCTGGACCTGGCCGCCACCTGGCCGGGCGCCAAGGGCCGTGAAGCCACGTGGCGCAAGCTGACCGCGAACACGACGGACGGCTACGTGGACCTCGCCACCGCGGTGCGCCCCAACCGTGAGACGGTGGCCTACGCCGTCACCTGGCTGGAGGCGTCGCAGGAGACGCGCGTGGCCATGGGCGTGGGCACCTCCGGCGCGTTCCGCCTGTGGGTGAACGGGCAGCTCGCCGCGAAGGAGGACCGCTACAACCTGCCCCGGCCGGAC contains these protein-coding regions:
- a CDS encoding chemotaxis protein CheW, whose product is MSAEGAGTRQYLTQHLCGERYALPLSRAREVLRYGPLTPVPGVPPSIRGVIHARGRVVPVVDLAVRFGRPAQEPTPWTCFVLVEVDVDGEPTVLGMMVDAVDSVVELAPEDVLPPPPFGTAIRTEFLLGMSRLGDGILLLLDVDRVLAHHELLAAGELAARELATPGSRPGAGDAPA
- the cheB gene encoding chemotaxis-specific protein-glutamate methyltransferase CheB, producing the protein MTPAGEPLRRVLVVDASAVVRQDVAALLRDTGRCEVVVAANVLAARQKLRRAWPDIALIGLEPPGHDALALLRELVAASVPVVVCARDASPGAPQVREALCAGARDVLHWPRVGLKAHLAQEAGPLAALLLDSERRPPRVPPLPRGSKPSPPSTPMADRVWARQVVAVGASTGGPAALRRLLGALPAHAPALLVVQHMSEPFASAFARGLGEVCRIEVRSAATGDRVRPGLALLAPGDQHLRLVAGAGGYAVELSEAPPVRHHRPSVDVLFHSVAEAAGPDAVGVLLTGMGDDGADGLSAMRRAGAATFAQDAATSVVYGMPRAAMLRGAAEQSLPLDSLPEAILNAASRRGSPPGNEEA
- a CDS encoding chemotaxis protein CheW, with amino-acid sequence MMNAGTEGRAEPYLHFVVGGEHYATPSACVAGVVPEARLEPVTGAPPHVRGVLVQDGEAVPVVDLSHLLGQALRTVRARPTVVLAQVRCCGEPLRLGLAVDGVGAPLELSSRDVVPAPSFGAAMPVDFLVGMGRHGEGLVLLMDVERILTESQLHSAIQLASPVGPKGHGG
- a CDS encoding arylamine N-acetyltransferase family protein, whose amino-acid sequence is MFDAARYLERLGVDASTPLARLHRAHLQAVPFENLDIHLKRPIRLDEEAVFEKVVLQRRGGFCYELNGLFARLLRTLGYDVTLLSARVATRPDGSEYGPELDHLALLVEDASGRWLADVGFGECFVEPLRLDERGVQVRAGHRYRLVEEEGRLVYWSEAASGWEAQYVFSLTPHALADFAGMCLHHQTSPESPFTQRRLCTRATPEGRITLKEGALVTTTRDGRHEQPLADEDAWQDALARHFGITLR
- a CDS encoding SBBP repeat-containing protein encodes the protein MKQSLWSMFGLAGVVAALGAPLPASAQIPSPAWVRQLGSNLDEQAQAVAVSGSSVYVVGTTTSQLGPEPRAGGQDIFISKYDTAGALQWVHQLGTSEGDRATAVATDADGNVYVVGHTFGGFDFYVNAGGLDFFVTKYDAQGNRLWLSQRGTVMDDFATGVAVGADDTLYIAGYTGGSYANGGNPNNYDVVVALYDTAGNPYWLQQLGSSQSDVAQGIAVTPTHEVYVTGYTFGSLDGTTTPVGTDIFLMRLDILGAQQWVRQVGASDQDYATSVAVSPDGGVYLAGYTFGTLDGNPQAGTYDALLARYDALGNRQWSRLLGGTQPDYAQAVAVAADGTVQVTGYTSGVFDGNPSAGLGDAFLARYDALGTKLGSRVVGTTLPDQGRGVAVDASGNTYVTGFTYGGLGGNTNAGSYDAFLIRF
- a CDS encoding methyl-accepting chemotaxis protein — encoded protein: MMLRNIRIGPRLAAGFGVMMALVLAVALANHMGLTQVEEMSHRLVAGDNRLTAKSQAVVTLTQGLRRYEKDYFLNIGNAARQADSFQQWTQARTDLAEAVQELRESTTGKDHEDVMHMEQALQEYADDFRAVVAGIQSGTLHTPQEANTTLEQHKDAIRLLETTADAQHERYEAMVEGQLEGTLHTLRSELWAFVAVALVLAGAASWLLTRSLTLPLQRAVALAERIASGDLRERVRVDGRDELTRLLQALDGMAERIREVMGQVRSEADGLSSASGHVAATSTSLSQGTSEQASAVEETTASLTQMTVAINQTAAHARTTEQMAQQGAKDTELGGAAVTQTVQAMRAIADKVLLIQELAYQTNILSLNAAIEAGRAGEHGRGFAVVSTEVRRLAERSQGAAREIATLVNSSVATSERAGERLGMLVPSIRKTADLVQEVATTASEQATSVGHVSRAMGQMSVVTQQNASAAEELAATSKQLAGQARSLQRLLGLFQLPELREPPVASTPREPPPPAAGLDSHFQPFAVGMR
- a CDS encoding CheR family methyltransferase — protein: MKAAGLASLAQPPLPEPAALSRLRECFYAEAGVRLGEGKAEFVRWRLSARLRALGLESFMDYAARVTMDTAERKKMVEALLVHETCFFREPAQFTWLERELFPRWRQDSRRRSRHVRAWSAACSTGQEPYTLAMVLLANLPAEEGWSVEVLGTDLSGDALSRAEAAMWPLEKASEIPTAYLHRFMLRGTGPAEGWIRAGPQLRSVVRFQTLNLLRAEDTAPGTFDLVLCRNVLIYFDAASSARAMRGLVRNLAPEGLLLLGHAEGLHGLRGLRGVHSSIYTRAPEAPAP
- a CDS encoding M1 family metallopeptidase, whose translation is MRWPLLVLLAFVALRCAHAPEPATPAPAPVAEAPTYPEPQPPALRLPDTVRPVHYALDLKLLPAEPTFSGAVAIDVEVREPVRQVWLHGQDLEITQARVETGARTLEARAVTASDGRLGLLLPEPLPAGKAVIHLAFTGHIDRERSRGIYGVEERGEPYLYTFFEPVDARRAFPCFDEPGFKVPWRLRFTVKTGHVALANHPVVSREPLPEGLERVTFAESRPMPSYLVAFMVGPFDVVDAGTVGRNAAPLRFIVPKGRGPETAYAASATPRIVKSLEDFFDQAYPYEKLDVAVVPRYWGTMEHPGIVALGQPLTLIRPGEETLARRKWYVTIAGHELGHYWFGDIVTCKWWDDIWLNESLTSWLDRKQMDGFDPGWGFSREASMHALSSALDADALSAALPVRKPAETHDDVLGSFDNGTTYAKGSAVIAMFEAWLGPEQMRNLLRVHIRKHAWGVATSEDFATTLSEAASPDLARSFRSFIDQPGAPRISAELQCKPGTPTRLKLSQERFLPAGSTGSTKQTWSVPVCVRAGTGGGSHRVCTMLSEATGELSLPMRDCPKWVLLNAGGTGYYRASYTREQLAQVLAAPPKSLTVEERLALLADVEGSVRRGDLPLGEALRLVPATARDEDRLIVQRGARLLQLVNEDGLSVEDRTRFRAWVGEVYAPRARKLGWEPKPGDSDDVKQERARLLELATLEGEEPVLNREATRLAKGWLADRKSLDPEAVPLVLAAAAHHGDRAMFDTLLAQARKTEDRNERSQLLTTIASFREPALVKEALKLVTSNEMDLRDTKVLLTGAFMTADTREVAWAFYRENFDALAERLRSDELGWLVSLVGNLCDTERHAEVQAFLEPRVSRLENAPRALARAEESIRLCAEADRLHREGVKAFLRAPPTVPAPTRTR